The proteins below come from a single Pleuronectes platessa chromosome 3, fPlePla1.1, whole genome shotgun sequence genomic window:
- the LOC128433074 gene encoding collagen alpha-1(XVII) chain: MDKFTPVKTISYGGGGAGAGNKGEGRAVSGGSKGTSNSFVVTSSRSGGSGANNGTGGITTVGASSAEGSAASGGSGEGFRAAGGGSSGAGFRAAGGGSSGSGLSAEGGGSSGMYSGFIVDGRDGKKEGGQGAVSTGTKTSCSSGGYGEAKRGSSSAITYSPKEKRSRSSMAAALPDVFDESSSTSSSPEYTRKDYGTSNATSSSATRGRTQSRESEIRARLQSASPPARWTELDDVKRLLRGNSTSTSPTQSPNNTLPIPRKASVEARSMSESSSTDLPYGSNWPGGVSSSYSYNTNHNNLSTSSPLYQSGPALQNNMTLSSPYVSSGLSASSAAPVYGVQNNLTSTSPTLPSLAGGNSPIVYGVHKNLSGLGVSPNTVRPRSPSADNSPGKDFVLLEKENTPIKMESQRLVATKVTAKQFMSAPTSTSTFVTYPDDSLKREKQKLSASTELEGADTKASGLRVATKDKATYAEFRKDESGFGFCSWCSWWKWLLGLLLSLLLLLGLLFGLIALGEEVKRLKNRVDALEAIAGIAPVQSSRVSGPTGINIIKPLDPAYVDRTISLTRTDNNINLEAGPGGGGDTTSTQRQDSTALQRTVQQLVRAELQTDTVRETLKGERGEPGTKGDPGAQGQKGNGGFSGPPGNQGQNGHPGLEGPRGPKGSAGEPGPEGPLGPRGREGLMGPRGETGPSGFGVKGDQGEPGRPGPAGAAGAAGPVGPKGDHGPKGYQGEPGAPGAKADRGSPGTPGTKGEQGERGSRGSAGEPGPPGPQGSVGPKGTNGITGEGGSIGPPGVRGPAGPPGDNGPQGTPGIQGPRGIAGNPGQPGAQGAPGSSGKVITPIGSDTVAIPGPPGPSGPAGPAGSPGLSGPIGPAGVPGQPGSKGTQGEAGEMGPKGEQGKPGEPGISVTNSETVSAPRTGLSSVAGLPGPPGPPGPPGPSGPHGPAGETKQGPQGRRGPPGQPGDGYPGPPGPRGEPGSFVPTSETFFAGPPGPPGAKGLAGERGPQGYQGEPGQPGLPGQPGQAGPPGLTGAAGVGYPGPIGPMGPRGPPGHQGDAGVPGAPGLSSGGSFSSVPSGRDDSRPGPADVGQYIAEYLQNGAIREYLAGPPGPPGPPGAPGAQVNTGDGLVDDVTNRVVAYIQSSVRRYDGSVGPPGPPGPPGPPGGPGTTEATENGLVDDVANRVIAYIQGSGRGYDRTPGPPGPPGPPGAVSINDIINLLQREDVRRYVAGPAGPPGPSGGQILNTQQVAEQVLSLMNERGLGGVPGPPGPPGPPGHLLSTGYQSNVGPQGPAGPPGIPGLQGPPGQAGPPGPPGFGDHISSDIRDYMQSVAFKGLPGPPGPPGPEGPPGPMQGLVSYAEHTERGSITTEQQEGFKSQSMRGAMFGHPGQPGPPGPRGHKGEPGVSGTGAWSLDTADFSSIAVRVTDYIKSHGLLRDLRRDPGRVVQGLPGPPGPPGIPGQSQSVSSRENIAGLAEYLKSHGVLHNIVSTYNSRIVQGPPGPAGPPGPPGYSGFSGTYGNATELLEYIKSHGLAHEIERTHNERVIHGRPGPPGLPGPPGSSRLFGSDTNVSDLVEYIKAHGAIVGNPGRPGPKGEMGAPGIKGDRGEHGPPGHHGPRGLKGDRGDFSLMTKRRKRSVGI; encoded by the exons ATGGACAAGTTCACTCCAGTCAAGACAATCAGCtatggtggaggaggagctggagcagggaACAAAG GTGAGGGAAGAGCTGTGTCGGGAGGCTCCAAAGGCACAAGCAACTCATTTGTGGTAACATCCAGCCGCTCCGGTGGTTCAGGAGCAAACAACGGCACCGGAGGCATCACTACTGTAGGAGCATCCTCTGCTGAGGGCTCTGCAGCCTCTGGGGGCTCTGGGGAAGGGTTCAGGGCTGCTGGAGGGGGGTCCTCCGGGGCAGGGTTCAGGGCTGCTGGAGGGGGGTCCTCCGGGTCAGGGCTCAGTGCTGAGGGAGGGGGGTCCTCTGGCATGTACTCTGGTTTTATCGTTGATGGCAGAGATGGAAAAAAGGAGGGGGGTCAAGGTGCTGTATCTACAGGGACAAAGACCAGCTGCAGTTCAGGTGGATACGGTGAAGCAAAGAGAGGGTCTTCCTCTGCAATCACTTATTCTCcaaaagagaagaggagcaggagcagcatggCAGCAGCTCTCCCAGATGTGTTTGATG AAAGTTCAAGCACAAGCTCTTCTCCAGAGTACACCAGGAAAGACTACG GCACATCAAATGCCACTTCAAGttctgccaccagggggagaaCTCAGAGCAGAG agagtgagatcagagcCAGACTTCAGAGTGCTTCTCCCCCAGCACGTT GGACGGAGCTGGATGATGTGAAGCGTCTGCTGAGAGGAAactccaccagcaccagccccACTCAGTCCCCTAACAACACGCTGCCCATCCCGAGGAAGGCCAGTGTGGAGGCCAGGAGCATGTCTGAGAGCTCCAGCACAG ACCTCCCCTATGGCAGCAATTGGCCTGGAGGTGTGAGCAGTAGCTACAGTTACAACACGAACCACAACAACCtgtccacctcctcccctctttACCAGTCAG GTCCAGCACTTCAGAACAACATGACTCTCAGCTCTCCCTATGTGAGCAGTGGCCTCTCTGCCAGCAGCGCAG CTCCAGTGTACGGTGTTCAGAACAATCTGACCAGTACCAGCCCAACTCTTCCCTCTCTAGCAGGAGGAAACTCTCCAATAG TTTATGGTGTGCACAAAAATCTATCCGGCCTTGGAGTAAGCCCAAACACAG TGAGACCAAGAAGTCCCTCTGCTGACAATTCCCCAGGAAAAGACTTTGTGCTGTTAGAGAAGGAGAACACTCCCATCAAGATGGAGTCACAGAGGCTGGTCGCGACCAAAGTCACGGCGAAGCAGTTCATGTCTGCTCCTACTTCTACTAGTACCTTTG TGACCTACCCTGACGACTcactgaagagagagaaacagaagttaTCAGCCAGCACAGAGTTAGAAGGAGCAGACACTAAAG CTTCAGGCCTAAGGGTTGCCACAAAAGACAAAGCCACCTATGCAG agttCCGAAAAGATGAATCAGGTTTTGGCTTCTGCTCCTGGTGCAGCTGGTGGAAGTGGCTGCTAGGCCTCCTGCtcagcctgctcctcctcctcggacTCCTCTTTGGACTCATTGCTTTAG GTGAAGAGGTGAAACGCCTAAAGAACCGCGTCGATGCCTTGGAAGCCATCGCTGGCATCGCCCCAGTCCAGTCCAGTCGCGTGTCGGGCCCCACTGGCATCAACATCATCAAGCCACTGGATCCAGCATATGTCGACAGGACCATCTCCCTGACCCGCACTGATAACAACATCAACCTGGAGGCTGggccgggaggaggaggagacacaacGAGCACACAGAGACAGGACAGCACTGCACTGCAGAGAACTGTTCAGCAGCTGGTCAGGGCTGAGCTCCAAACGGATACTGTACGAG AAACActtaaaggagagagaggagagccagGGACCAAAG GTGACCCAGGGGCACAAGGACAAAAAG GCAATGGCGGTTTCTCTGGTCCGCCAG GTAATCAAGGGCAGAATGGTCACCCAGGACTGGAAGGGCCAAGGGGACCTAAGGGAAGTGCAG GTGAACCAGGTCCCGAGGGACCATTAGGACCTAGGGGCCGTGAGGGACTGATGGGACCTCGCGGAGAGACAGGCCCATCTGGTTTTGGAGTGAAAGGAGACCAAG GTGAGCCGGGACGCCCAGgtcctgctggagctgctggtgctgctggaccCGTGGGGCCGAAGg GTGATCATGGACCAAAGGGTTACCAGGGTGAACCAGGAGCGCCAGGAGCAAAGG CTGACAGAGGAAGTCCGGGGACGCCAGGAACCaaaggagagcagggagagcGGGGATCACGTGGATCAGCAG GTGAACCAGGACCACCTGGACCACAAGGTTCTGTTGGACCAAAGGGGACTAATGGGAttacag GTGAGGGAGGTTCAATAGGACCTCCTGGAGTCAGAGGACCAGCTGGACCTCCTGGAGATAATGGACCCCAAG GCACCCCTGGGATTCAAGGACCCCGAG GCATCGCTGGGAACCCAGGCCAACCTGGTGCTCAAG GTGCACCCGGTTCATCTGGTAAAGTCATCACTCCAA TTGGCTCTGACACTGTGGCCATCCCCGGACCTCCAGGGCCATCTGGGCCTGCAGGCCCTGCTGGATCTCCTGGTTTGTCTGGTCCCATTGGCCCTGCTGGTGTCCCAGGACAACCTG GCTCTAAGGGTACACAAGGGGAGGCAGGAGAAATGGGACCGAAGGGAGAGCAAGGAAAACCTGGCGAGCCGGGCATCAGCGTCACAAATTCAGAAACTGTCAGTGCCCCCCGTACTG GACTTTCCTCAGTAGCAGGTTTGCCCGGTCCACCAGGACCCCCAGGTCCTCCTGGACCATCTGGTCCTCATGGTCCTGCTG GTGAGACTAAACAAGGTCCTCAAGGACGCAGAGGTCCTCCGGGACAGCCAG GTGATGGCTATCCTGGACCCCCAGGACCGAGAGGAGAACCTGGCAGCTTTGTGCCTACTTCAG AGACCTTCTTTGCTGGGCCACCAGGACCCCCTGGTGCAAAGGGCCTAGCAG GCGAGAGAGGACCACAAGGTTACCAAG GTGAACCAGGTCAACCAGGTCTACCAGGTCAACCAGGTCAAGCAGGTCCACCAGGTCTAACAGGGGCAGCAGGTGTTG GTTACCCAGGTCCAATTGGACCTATGGGCCCTCGGGGACCACCAGGACATCAAG GTGATGCAGGTGTCCCTGGAGCCCCAGGATTATCTAGTG GTGGTTCATTCAGTTCTGTCCCGAGTGGAAGAGATGATAGTAGGCCCGGACCAGCTGATGTGGGCCAGTATATCGCAGAGTACCTTCAGA ATGGTGCCATCAGGGAGTACCTGGCTGGACCTCCTGGACCTCCTGGGCCTCCTGGTGCTCCGGGAGCCCAAGTGAACACAGGAGATGGGCTGGTGGATGATGTGACCAATCGAGTCGTAGCATACATCCAGA GTTCAGTTAGAAGATATGATGGGTCTGTTGGACCACCTGGACCTCCCGGGCCTCCTGGACCTCCGGGAGGCCCAGGGACCACAGAGGCCACAGAGAATGGGCTGGTGGACGATGTTGCCAACCGAGTCATTGCCTACATCCAGG GTTCAGGTAGAGGGTATGATCGGACTCCTGGCCCTCCGGGTCCTCCAGGTCCACCTGGCGCCGTATCTATTAATGACATCATCAATCTTTTACAAC GGGAGGATGTGAGGAGATATGTTGCTGGTCCAGCCGGTCCACCAGGACCATCTGGTGGCCAGATATTGAACACCCAGCAGGTGGCTGAACAAGTGCTCAGTCTCATGAATG AGAGGGGATTGGGAGGTGTTCCTGGACCACCTGGACCCCCTGGACCTCCTGGACACTTGTTATCAA CTGGGTATCAATCAAATGTGGGCCCTCAAGGGCCTGCTGGTCCACCTGGTATCCCTGGTCTACAAGGACCACCTGGACAAGCAGGACCACCTGGCCCACCAGGATTTGGCGACCACATCAGCTCAGACATTCGTGACTACATGCAAA GTGTCGCCTTCAAAGGCTTACCAGGCCCCCCTGGTCCCCCTGGACCTGAGGGCCCCCCTGGTCCAATGCAAGGACTGGTCTCATATGCTGAGCATACTGAGAGAGGTTCAATCACAACAGAGCAACAAGAAGGTTTCAAGA GTCAATCGATGAGAGGAGCCATGTTTGGGCATCCTGGTCAGCCAGGCCCTCCTGGACCCAGAGGACACAAGGGAGAGCCAGGTGTGTCTGGCACTGGAGCCTGGAGCCTGGATACTGCTGACTTCTCCAGTATAGCTGTCCGAGTAACTGATTACATCAAAT CCCATGGTCTGCTCCGTGATCTCCGGAGAGACCCTGGCCGTGTTGTCCAAGGACTTCCAGGACCACCTGGACCTCCAGGAATACCTGGACAAAGCCAGTCGGTCAGCTCCCGTGAAAATATAGCGGGTCTGGCAGAATATCTCAAAT CTCATGGTGTGCTGCACAATATTGTGAGCACCTACAACAGTCGCATTGTCCAAGGACCTCCAGGACCGGCCGGGCCCCCAGGTCCACCAGGATACAGCGGATTTTCTGGTACATATGGAAATGCCACAGAACTGCTGGAATATATCAAAT CGCATGGCCTGGCCCATGAAATCGAGCGCACTCACAATGAACGCGTCATCCACGGACGACCTGGGCCACCTGGGCTTCCTGGTCCACCGGGTTCCAGCCGCTTGTTTGGTTCTGATACAAACGTCTCTGATTTGGTGGAATACATCAAAG CTCATGGAGCCATTGTAGGAAATCCCGGGAGACCAGGACCGAAAGGGGAGATGGGAGCCCCCGGCATTAAAGGAGACAGAG GTGAACATGGTCCTCCTGGGCATCATGGACCCAGAGGACTAAAGGGTGACAGAG GAGATTTCTCACTGATGACCAAAAGACGGAAGAGGAGCGTTGGCATCTGA
- the LOC128436782 gene encoding small integral membrane protein 26 yields the protein MMLKDVVKWNKRVSAVYALGIWSMIGSYAYYKYTDRDEDKPEKRKERVEEPEDPNQVVYVTPHTKTVIVYKEDFVPYSTRILSFIKSFSGGPGTGDSDK from the exons ATGATGTTAAAGGACGTGGTGAAGTGGAATAAACGAGTGTCAGCAGTTTACGCTCTCGGTATCTGGAGCATGATCGGTTCATACGCGTATTACAAATACACAGATCGTGATGAGGACAAACCcg agaaaagaaaagaaagggtaGAAGAGCCGGAGGATCCAAACCAAGTTGTGTACGTGACACCTCACACTAAAACTGTCATCGTCTACAAGGAAGACTTTGTCCCGTACAGCACAAGGATCTTGAGTTTCATCAAATCATTCAGCGGTGGACCTGGGACTGGAGACAGTGACAAGTAG